The Ananas comosus cultivar F153 linkage group 2, ASM154086v1, whole genome shotgun sequence genome contains a region encoding:
- the LOC109706944 gene encoding protein IRREGULAR XYLEM 15-like, which produces MKGPNNAKLIVLHPSLHKGCGGGGGGGGGSFLVSIHRLWVIAFVSFSALASLLLTLLSRHPAHRLPPHPAMPMPMPGGSSSCQPALSPVVFDALLHYAASASASANSSGGRMAEADLRAAAGVVWRRAPCNLLVFGLGAETPLWRALNAGGRTVFLDENEYYVAHMESLLPGLEAYDVAFASYARARDLGRLLSVARAARAAECRPVQDLLFSDCPLALNDLPNHLYDVAWDVILVDGPRGNDPAAPGRMAPIFSAAVMARSRKGKDADVLVHDYDREVERACSQEFLCEQNRAAATSTPTLAHFVIRAAAATAAAGTGAFCTNSTAPSF; this is translated from the coding sequence ATGAAGGGCCCGAACAACGCGAAGCTGATCGTGCTCCACCCGTCCCTCCACAAGGGgtgcgggggcgggggcggcggcggcggcggctcttTTCTCGTATCGATCCACCGGCTGTGGGTCATCGCCTTCGTCTCCTTCTCGGCCTTGGCCTCcctcctcctcaccctcctctcccgcCACCCCGCCCACCGCCTGCCCCCGCACCCCGCCATGCCCATGCCCATGCCCGGCGGCTCCTCCTCCTGCCAGCCGGCGCTCTCCCCGGTCGTCTTCGACGCCCTCCTCCACTACGCCGCGTCCGCCTCCGCCTCGGCCAACTCCAGCGGCGGCCGCATGGCCGAGGCCGACCTCCGCGCGGCGGCCGGCGTGGTGTGGCGGCGCGCGCCCTGCAACCTGCTGGTGTTCGGGCTGGGCGCCGAGACGCCGCTGTGGCGCGCGCTGAACGCGGGCGGGCGCACCGTGTTCCTGGACGAGAACGAGTACTACGTGGCCCACATGGAGTCGCTGCTGCCGGGGCTGGAGGCCTACGACGTGGCCTTCGCCTCCTACGCCCGCGCCCGCGACCTCGGCCGCCTGCTGTCGGTCGCCCGCGCCGCCCGCGCCGCCGAGTGCCGCCCCGTCCAGGACCTGCTCTTCTCCGACTGCCCCCTCGCCCTCAACGACCTCCCCAACCACCTCTACGACGTCGCCTGGGACGTCATCCTCGTCGACGGCCCGCGCGGCAACGACCCCGCCGCCCCCGGCCGCATGGCCCCCATCTTCTCCGCCGCCGTCATGGCGCGCTCCCGCAAGGGCAAGGACGCCGACGTGCTCGTCCACGACTACGACCGCGAGGTCGAGCGCGCCTGCTCCCAGGAGTTCCTCTGCGAGCAGAACCGCGCCGCTGCCACCTCCACCCCCACCCTCGCCCACTTCGTcatccgcgccgccgccgccacagcCGCAGCCGGCACCGGCGCCTTCTGCACCAACTCCACCGCCCCCTCCTTCTAG